Proteins encoded within one genomic window of Methanothrix harundinacea 6Ac:
- a CDS encoding HesB/YadR/YfhF-family protein yields MIEITDAAAEKLLESQVEGKVVKLFKTSSPGEVPRFALGLGPFDDKDLVFETNDVQVYINPSEFEELRVAVIDYVDDSRGRGFVVIKGQNEACGLMSCEECGQDSCNE; encoded by the coding sequence ATGATCGAGATTACCGACGCTGCCGCGGAGAAGCTTCTGGAAAGCCAGGTGGAGGGGAAGGTCGTCAAGCTCTTCAAGACTAGCAGCCCCGGCGAGGTCCCTCGGTTTGCCCTGGGGCTCGGCCCCTTCGACGATAAGGACCTGGTCTTCGAGACTAACGACGTCCAGGTCTACATCAACCCCAGCGAGTTCGAGGAGCTCCGGGTCGCCGTCATCGACTACGTCGACGACTCCCGGGGTCGAGGCTTCGTCGTCATCAAGGGCCAGAACGAGGCCTGCGGCCTGATGAGCTGCGAGGAGTGCGGCCAGGACTCCTGCAACGAGTGA
- a CDS encoding nucleotidyltransferase family protein, whose protein sequence is MEALKLLKEHENEIKRRFGVKRIGIFGSHARGEGKETSDVDVLVEFVEPSFDNFMDLAFFLEDLFGRDVDLVTTRGLSPYIAPFVEREVVWAG, encoded by the coding sequence ATGGAGGCGTTGAAGCTCCTGAAAGAGCACGAGAATGAGATTAAGAGGCGGTTCGGCGTAAAACGGATCGGGATCTTCGGCTCTCATGCTCGGGGCGAGGGAAAGGAGACGAGCGACGTCGACGTCCTCGTGGAGTTCGTGGAGCCCTCCTTCGACAACTTCATGGACCTCGCCTTCTTCCTCGAAGACCTCTTCGGAAGGGATGTGGACCTCGTCACCACCAGGGGTTTGAGCCCTTACATCGCTCCCTTTGTGGAACGGGAGGTGGTCTGGGCTGGATAG
- a CDS encoding PIN domain-containing protein, which translates to MNKAVLDTTVIVKGALTPYKSLPEEIYSRELGTHQKCRLLLNILDESSVEVFIPKVCVIETAAVLKRLANRDLAAKLSRGLMRAYDLVGEPDIFESAWRVALDRGSTGFDTYFLALARMKDALLFTE; encoded by the coding sequence ATGAATAAGGCTGTCCTCGATACCACCGTAATAGTGAAAGGGGCGTTGACCCCTTACAAATCTCTTCCAGAAGAGATCTATTCTCGCGAGCTCGGGACACACCAAAAGTGTCGCCTCCTTCTCAATATTCTGGATGAAAGCTCCGTTGAGGTTTTCATCCCCAAAGTATGTGTGATCGAAACGGCTGCCGTTTTGAAGCGGTTGGCCAATAGAGACCTGGCCGCTAAGCTTTCGAGGGGCCTAATGAGGGCCTACGATTTGGTCGGTGAACCAGACATCTTCGAATCTGCCTGGAGGGTGGCTTTGGATCGGGGAAGCACCGGGTTCGATACGTACTTCCTTGCTCTGGCCAGGATGAAGGATGCCCTCTTGTTCACAGAATGA